A stretch of the Rosa rugosa chromosome 5, drRosRugo1.1, whole genome shotgun sequence genome encodes the following:
- the LOC133711830 gene encoding binding partner of ACD11 1-like: MCSDPAQSKTAFVTFKDAKALEIALLLSVCTQIALFSLGIEGATMVDYIVTISPVENYVPINEMPQLVESVCAAPAESVSPNAEDKDGSPNNGRVYVNRAQDVVSSMFAKGSAIGQDAVNKAKAFDEKHRLRESASEKVTSFDKRVGLTEKLTVGLSVVNEKVKSVDQRLQVSDKTMAAIFAAERKLNDTGSTVKTSRYVTVGAAWFNGAFSKVAKAGQAAGTKTREKFHMVVSNLTAKVEHIIREENMMAAQEIIELYIC; this comes from the exons ATGTGCAGTGATCCTGCGCAGTCAAAGACTGCATTTGTTACGTTCAAGGATGCCAAAGCTCTTGAAATCGCACTCTTGTTATCGGTATGTACTCAAATTGCTCTCTTCTCTCTTGGAATTGAA GGAGCAACAATGGTTGATTATATTGTGACTATATCTCCTGTTGAAAATTATGTACCAATTAATGAGATGCCG CAATTGGTGGAAAGTGTTTGTGCTGCCCCTGCTGAAAGTGTTTCACCAAATGCTGAG GATAAAGATGGCTCTCCTAACAATGGAAGGGTGTATGTAAATAGAGCTCAAGATGTAGTGTCTAGTATGTTTGCAAAAGGTTCAGCAATTGGACAAGATGCCGTGAACAAGGCTAAAGCATTTGATGAAAAGCATCGGTTGAGAGAAAGTGCATCTGAGAAAGTAACTTCCTTTGACAAGAGAGTGGGGCTCACAGAGAAATTGACAGTAGGCCTTTCAGTGGTTAACGAGAAAGTGAAGTCTGTTGATCAAAGACTTCAGGTCTCAGATAAAACAATGGCAGCAATATTTGCAGCAGAGAGAAAATTAAATGATACTGGATCAACTGTCAAAACTAGCAG GTATGTGACTGTGGGAGCAGCTTGGTTCAATGGTGCTTTTAGCAAGGTGGCAAAGGCAGGGCAGGCTGCAGGTACAAAAACCAGAGAAAAGTTCCATATGGTTGTGTCAAACTTGACTGCAAAG GTAGAGCATATTATTAGAGAAGAGAATATGATGGCAGCTCAGGAGATCATCGAGCTATATATTTGTTGA